In Bacteroidota bacterium, the genomic window GTCGGCTTCCTGACGTATCTCCTCACGATGCAGCCGACGATCCCGTTCTGGGATTGTGGCGAGTTCGCTGCCGCCGCGAGTGCCTTGCAGGTGCCGCATCCGCCGGGCGCGCCACTCTGGACCGTCGTTGGTCGCATTGCGATGTTGCTGCCGACCTTCGCAGATCCGGCCGCACGTTACAATCTTTTTTCCGTGCTGAGTTCCGCACTCTCGATCCTATTGCTCTATCTCACCCTGGTCCGTTTGCTCCGCATGTGGCGGGGCAATCCGAAATCGGCACAGGATGCCATTGTTACATTTGGTGGTGCACTCATTGGGGCATTGGCCTATTGCTGGACTGATAGCTTCTGGTTCAATGCGCTCGAGTGCGAAGTGTATGCATTCGGTTCACTCTTTATCTCCTTGGTGCCTTGGTTGATTCTTGTCTGGCATGAGCATGCCGATGAACCACACAATGAGCGATACCTGCTACTGATCGCGTTTGTGATTGGCCTGTCACTCGGGGTCCATCAGCTCGCGTTGCTCACGATGTTTCCGGTTTTTATGATCGTCTATTATAAGAAGCGGAAGATTGTTACGCTAATGAGTTGGCTTGGGATGGTCGGCTTATCGGTCGCGATGTTCGTATTGGTATTTTACGTAATCTTGTCCAAACTGGTCGATTGGGCCGGCAGTGGCAATTGGGTCTTATCCGTGGCGATCCTCGTAGCGATTGTCGGAGTAATCATATATGGTCAGCGAAAGAGGAACGCTCGCGTCGCACTCGCCGGATGGTCGCTTGCGATGGTATTTCTTGGCTATACAACTTATATGTTCGTGATGGTCCGCGCCGCGCAGAATCCACCGATGAACGAGAATGCGCCCTCGACATTCTCGAAGCTTTCGGGATATATTAATCGCGATCAATACGGCCAGATGAGCATTGCCGATGAGTTTACACACCGCCGATTGCCGCAGCAGCGAGATGACCACGGGAACACATGGAATAACTATACAAGCGACGGAGATTTCTTCTGGCGCTACCAGACCAACTGGATGTTCCATCGCTATCTCGGGTGGAATTTCATTGGCCGCGATGGTGACTTCATGGGCGCTGGTGTTGATTTTTCCAAGACCTGGGCGATTCCATTTTTCCTCGGTCTGTTCGGGATATACTGGCACTTCAAGCGCGACCCCAAGCGAGGTTTGACGCTGCTCGGTGCTTTTATCATTATGGGGTACTTGGTTGACTGGTACCAGAACCAGCAAGACCCACAGCCACGCGAGCGAGATTACTTCTATGTCGGTGCTTTCTATATTTTCGCGATGTGGGTCGGCATTGGAGCGGTTGGCATCATGGAGATCGTCAAGGAAAAGTGGGCCGATTGGGACAAGCGCAAGATGACCTTCGCGCTCGGAATATCCGCTGCACTGTTGCTGATCCTTGGTCCGATCAATCAGTGCATCGGACTTGCTGGACTGGCTTCCGGCCAAAGCTTCGCAAAGTCAAGTAAGTGGGCAGAATACTCGCGCAAAAACAACTGGGTGCCATGGGAATACGCTTATAATATCCTGCAAAGTTGTGATGCGAATGCAATCCTATTCACATGGGGCGATAACGACACCTTTCCACTCTGGTGCCTACAGGATTCCTATGGCATTCGGAGGGATGTACGAATCGTCCAGCTCCAGCTCGCCACGATGATGTGGAACGCCGAACAAGTCGCGCAGAAGAACGATTGGGGATCCGAGGGAGTACGGCTCCAAATCTATACGCCTGCGCGAATGCAGCTTCCATCGGACAATGAAGCGTACGAAGCCATTCAGCAAGCTCGGGACTGGAAAGCGCCATTCATCATACCGGTTAATGACGCACAGGCGCGATGGATTTCAGGCGATTCCACCGCACATGCGACTACTATGACCTGGGCACCGAAGATTGTGAACTTCAGCGATTTTCTGGTCGCTGATATTGTCAACTCCAATCTTGGTACGCGCCCAATCTGCTATTCTGTGACGGTACCCGAGAATGCGCGCGCGGGTCTGAATAAATTCCTGATTTATGAAGGCCTCGTTGCGCGCGTGACGCCGTTCCAACAGCCGGAGGACATGACCGGTCTCGCTGGGAGCGTTCAGCCCGTTCGCTATAGCGAGATGATGTTCCAACGTCCACAGCAGCCGCACGCCGAACCGTTTCGCGGGTTGATTCTTCACTCCTATGCTGATCCCACTTCACATCTGAGCGGTATGGATGAGGATTACGCAATGACCTATCGGTATGATTTCATGCGTCTTGCCGATTGGGATGTTAGTCACGCCGATTTTCTCGGTGCACGTCGGACATTGGACTCCATGGAGGCCCTCATCCCGGTCCATCGGATTGGAATGGATTTCTCCTTTGCGTCATTCATCGCCGACTTGGCGGATAAAGCCGGTGACTGGCCACTGACACAGAAATATGCCGCGTATGGCGCTGCCAAACTGCGCGAGCAAATGCAGAATCCGGACTGGACGGAAAGTAACTCGCAGTCCCACCCGGATGTCCAGCTTGCGAACCTGGAAATGCGTGCTGGTGAATTCGCCAGAGCTCGGAAGGACTTTGAAGCGATCCGTGGGCAATCCAAGCCGGATCAGCAAGGATTCGCAGATTTGAAGCTTCTGGAAGTCGATGCCCGAAGGCTTGAATCGGAGAAGAAATATGACTCGGCCTACCACAAGTACAATGAAATTCTCCAAGCCTATGCTCCCTCCGCCACGCGTGGGGCGGACCTGCAGGATCTGAAGAATCGGGCTTGGTTTGATTCGGTCAACATGGCGAAGCCTCGCTAAGCCGCTATTTTTCAGGAGTTTTCCCCACTGTTCATGAGTTCATTGTCGCTCAGTATGGCACCGGAGGCCTGCCTCCGGTGCTGCCCGAGGTTCTCTTCAGAACGATCAAGGTTTTAGACGATACAAATGCAGATAAAACGCATCCATTACGTCCTCGCCGCGCTCAGCTTTCTGGTGCCGCTGATCACCTATGTTACGACGATGCAACCCTCGATCCCGTTTTGGGATTGCGGCGAGTTCATCTCCGCTGCCTCACAATTAGGGGTGACGCATCCGCCGGGCGATCCTACGTGGACGCTTTTGGGACGCGTCGGTGGGATGCTACCCTTTTTCAGCGATCTGGCCGCCCGCTACAATTTTCTTTCTGCATTGTGCGGGGCTATCTCAGTGATGTTGCTGTATCTTATTGCCGTCCGCGTGATCAAGATTTGGCGTGGCACTCCGCAGACGCTTTCGGATGCGATCACGCACATGGGTGGGGCATTCGTTGCCGCACTCGCGTTCACATGGAGCGATAGTTTGTGGTTCAACTCCAGCGAGTTTATCGTCTTTTCGCCCGGTCTCCTGTTTATCATGCTCATCCTCTGGATCGCAATGCTGTGGCATGAACGCGCCGAGGAAAAAGGCAACGAGCGATATTTGATGTTAATCTTTTATCTGCTTGGACTTTCGATCGGCGCCCACCAAATGTCAATGCTGGCATTTTTCCCCGTGTGGGTTATCGTATTCTACAAGCATTGGAAGAAAGTGACGTGGGGGCACTGGTTCGCGATGTTCGTCGCTGGTGTGCTCTCCTTCCTTTATATTTACAAAGTCGTTCTGACCGGCCTTGTTGGCTGGGCTGGTTCGGGCCTTGGCATCATTTCAGCGCTCATCGTCATCGGCTTGATAGGTGGTACGATTTACACGATGAAGGAGAAGAAGGCGTTCGCCAATCTTTTGTTGTGGGGTGGTTTGCTCGTGCTGCTTGGATACACGACATACACCTTGCTGATGATCCGTGGCGTGCAAGACCCGCCGATGAACCAGCACCGCCCGACCACATTTGCCGCGCTGCATGAATATGTTGCGCGTGAGCAATATGGCGAGGCACGCGAATTCCCTCGTCGTGACGATCGGCCTGAAGTCAAAGGCGACCCGCTGCACAATCCGACGTGGGATCCAAACAAATCATCGTCTGGCGCGGCCTATACGAGCGATATTGATTTCTGGTGGCGCTACCAGACAGTACACATGTACCTTCGCTATCTGGGATGGAGCTATATTGGAAGGGCCAATGACAGTCAGGATGCTACTACCGATTGGACGAAGACGTTTGGCATTCCCATTATACTTGGAATGTTTGGGCTGTTCTGGCATTTCAAGCGGGATCCGAAACGAGCCCTAGCGTTTCTTGCGGCGTTCCTCGTCATGGGCCTGCTTACCGATTGGTACCAGAATCAGCAGGACGCGCAGCCTCGTGAGCGCGACTACTTCTATGTCGGATCGTTTGCGGTATACGCCATGTGGATCGGCATAGGTGCGACGGGGCTAATGGAATTGCTGCGAGCGCGGCTTGCGAAGAAACAAAATCTGCCGATGCAGGATGCTGGTCCGAAAGACCGGGAAGTCATGGAGAAGCCGGACGAAAAGGTCCCGGTCCTCCGAGGCGAGGGACCACTCGGCCTGCTGGCTGGCACTTTCGCACTTGCGCTTGTTCTCGTGCCAATCAATCAATGCATTGGCCTGGTTGGCATGGGCGTGTTTGGTCAGAGCTTTCATCAAGCCTCAAAATGGGGCGAATACTCACGCCAGCATAATAACGTCCCGCTTGAATACGCATATAATATTCTTCAAAGCTGCGATCAGGATGGTATCCTGTTCACGGCCGGCGATAACGATACCTTCCCACTTTGGTGTATTCAGGATCTCTATGGGGTTCGGCGCGATGTGCGTATCGTGAACCTCTCGCTGGGCAATATGGGATGGTATGTCAAGAAGTTGAAAGATGATGGTCCGTGGGGTTCCAAGAAAGTGAACTTGCCTTCGTTTACGGAAGAGCAGTTGAACAATCCTGACGAGACGGCCGCCGGTATTCATTATACGGTCGGACCGCCATCCACGGTGACGGTTAACGTATCCGCCCCGGCCATGCAGCGATTCACCGGCGTTGCTCAGCCCGGCTCGTTTAGCTGGAAGTACGTGAGCCAGCATAAGCAGGAAGGCAGCGATCAGTATGTGTATCAGGTTGCAGATCAGTTGGTCCGAGATATTGTCGCGAGCAACTTCAACGATCGGCCAATCTATTTTGCAGTGGCCGTGCCGCCGAGCTATTGGGTCGGTCTGGACGAGCACATCCTGTTCGAAGGTCTGACCGCGCGTGTCGTACCAACGATCCATAAAGCATCTCGACAACTGATCGATGGTGATATCAACGAAGGACCATACGAGGAAACCGCGTATCGCACGGTTCCAATGGTCTATACCACCCCGTATCGTGGAATGCTGTTGAATAGCTATCGCGACCCACGTTCGAATCGTAGTTCGCTTGATGATAAGTATGGAACGACGACGTACTTCGAACTGTACGCGCGCATGGCGAACTACTTCATTCAACGCAACCGTATGGCGGATGCTCATCGGGCGCTCGATACGTTGAGCGCGAGAATGCCTCCGGCGCTCGTCGACTGGGATTATACGTTGCTCCAGTTTATCGGACAGCTGTATCAGGCGACCGGCGATCCGAAGAGTGCATTACACTATACGCAACTCGCGGCTGCAAAGCTCAGCTCGCTGCCGCAAGAAGAAGCGGCGGATGTCGGCACCCAGTTGCAGAATGACTTCCGAAGAGGCGATTTATACTACAGCGCACAACAGTACGACTCGGCACGAGCGATATTCTCTGCCTTGCGTCCCCAGGTCGAAGGCGGCAATAAACTGTTTATTGATTTCCGCCTCGAGCAAATCGATGTAAAGCTTTTGGAAAACAAAGGCGATAAACGCGGGGCGCTGGCCAAGATGAGCAGCATGCTCACCAAGTATCAGGGCCTCAGTCAGATGGGCGTCGGCAATGAGCTTCAGTCACTTCAGCAGGAGCGCGATCGCTTGGCTGCCGAGCTGGGCATGACTGATTCCGTAAAGGATTCTCCCGCATCGCCGGTAGTCCCGAATCCGGATATCAACAGAGCGCCCAACGATACTGGTGGCACCAAGCCAAAGCCTTCGAAAAAGTAACCTGCGTAGCGGAGTTCAGACTGGTGTTCTTATCACTTATTATTCCGGCCTACAACGAGGCCGGGCGGATTGGGCCTTCTTTGGAGAAGGCCTTCCGGTATTTTGAGAGCAAAGACTACGATGTCGAACTCATTGTCGTCGACGATGGATCGAGCGATAACACGATCCAGGCCGTCGATATAGCATTTGCAAAAAAGCCGCCGATGCTCGAGCGTGTAAGTACGCGACTCATTCCACTTGGCGTGAACACGGGCAAGGGTGCGGCGGTGAAGCGTGGGATGCTTGCCGCGTCCGGCGCGGTTCGAATCTTTACGGATGCCGATTTTTCCACGCCCATTGCGGAAGTGGGGAAGATCATTCAACCGATTGCGTCTGGCGAATGTGATATCGTGATCGGCAGCCGGGCTGCGGAAGGTCGAGCGCTGGTCAAGAAACACCAGCCCTGGCATCGCGAGATGATGGGGCGGTTCTATAATGTCCTCGTGCAGTTGTTAGTCTTTCGAGGGATTAAAGATACACAGTGTGGATTTAAGGGCTTTAGCGCAGCGGCGGCCGAAAAGGTTTTTGCGAAGCAGCAGGTCATGGGATTTTCATTCGATGTCGAAATTCTCTATCTCGCGCATCGATACGGATTTCGCATCCGCGAAATCGCCATTGAATGGTACAACGACGAGCGGACTACAGTCGGTGCAGTAACCGATTCTGCGAGAATGTTCTGGGAATTGCTTCGCATTCGAAACCTGCATCGGAACGACCGATAAGACCGGATTATGGAGAACCGATAGAGAGCAAGAGGCAATAATTGGCTGCAACAGTTAAGTCGACAGGGCAAAAAGCAAAACATGCTACCGAGCGGAGTCGCCCGCTCGCGGCGGGTGGTAGTATGTCAAAAGCTGCAGTGCTTCGCAGCTTCTCTCCATGGTATGTTGTTGGTTTCTTCGTCCTGCTCACCATTATTTTCCACTCGGATATTCTTCTCGGTGGCAAATTCTTATGGGAAGATTTCGTCGAGCAGGAATTTCCATTCCGCACGCTGGCAGCAAGTTCGCTTGCACAAGGTATCCTCCCACAATGGAACCCGTATGTTTTCGCCGGAATGCCATTCATGGCCGATATTCAAGTCGCATTCTGGTATCCATTCAATATGGTGCAAGCACTGTTCGTATCGGACGGGTTTCTTTCACCAAATGTGATGCAGTGGTTCAGCCTCATGCACTTCGCGATCGCGGGGATTGGGATGTACTGGTTCGCGAAGAAAATTCTTGCCGTCGATGATTGGTCCGCCGTCTTTGCTGGCATTGCATACGCATTTGGCGGATACATTACAGCTCAGGCGATCCACCAGATGATCGTCTATCATATTGCACTTTTTCCGTGGGTTGCATACTTCTTCGTTCGCGGGTTCGATTCATGGCGGCATGCTATCATTGCGGGACTTGTGCTCGGTGTGATGTATCTTGCGGGACATCCGCAGTCAACCCTTTATTTCACATTCCTTCTCGCACTGCTCGCAGTCTATGAGATCGTCCATCGGCTAAGAACTAAGACCGAACAGGAGGGGCCAGGTGAATCGAATGTGTTGCCCGTCGTGAGAATGGTGCTTCCAATTGTGATCGGCCTCGGCATCTTTGCGATTCAGTACTTGCCATCACAAGAGTTGGCCGATCTCTCGCGCCGCGATACCATCACATACGAGAAGTCGCTCGACGGCTCGCTTTCATGGGGTCATCTATACACTTTTGTTTTGCCACGGCTTTTTGGCGTCACGACTGGCGATCCTTCGAACGCAAAAGTCCCATATTGGAACGGGGCTTACTACAACTCGTGGGAGACATCAATCTACATTGGCATACTGCCGCTGTTTTTTGCGATCATGGCCGGGCTTATTGCTCGCAAGCGGAAATACGTGCCATTCCTGGCCGGCATTGGCCTTTTAGCTGTCCTGTTTGCGCTGGGCGATCACTTCTTCTTATACAAGCTGTTTTTCCAGCTTCCGCTCTTCAGCAAATTTCGTACGCCCGCGCGTATGATGATGCTCTTTAGCTTTGCGGCGAGCGCACTCGGAGGAATCGGTCTTTCCGAAGCCCTGAAATCGGAACGCCCCAAATGGGGCGCGAATGGGGGATGGATTATTCGAGGTCTTCTCACGCTGCCATGGCTGCTGGCCATTGCAGGAATGCTGCATGCCACCAGCTTTTTCAAGGGAGCACCTGCCGAATCACAGGCCTCAATTCCCTGGGCGGCCGGACTGGCCACCTTCCCAGTGCTTGCAATGCTGGCCGTAACAGGTTTGCACTATTTGGGTAAATTGCGTGGCAATATGCTGGCTACGCTGACCATCGGCGTCACGATCATCGAACTGTTTACTTATGGCATGTCCTTGAACGCGAGTCCGACTGATCCACGCGAGGCTTATCGCGAGCAGCCACAACTGATCGACATGCTCAAGCAGGATCAGGCGAAAGAACTTAGCCGTGCGCGAACACGGATTGGTGGGCAGATGCTCGTCCGCCGAAACCAGGGCGCATACGACCGCATCCAACTTGTCGAGGGATATGATCCGCTCGTGTTACAGCGGGTCTTCCCAGAAATGGCAAATCCGGAAGCAAGCGCCGATTTGATGAACATCAAGTGGTCGATCATGCCAGGGAAGCAGCCTGGATTCGGTCCGAGGCCAGGCTATATGCCGCGTGTCAAGCTCTATTACCAGTCAGTGGTCCTACCAGACAGTCAGGCGCTCACGAGATTGAAGCAAGATTCCAATTTCGACTACCGGAACACGATCCTGCTTGAAGAGCAACCAACATCAGCGATCGGTCCTGCTGACGCCGCCGGCGTTGCGACCGTCTCCAAGTATGGTGACAATGAAATTACTGTTTCGGTAACGACGGGTGCGAACGCGATGCTATTTCTTTCGGAGATCTACTATCCGGCATGGAACGCCTATCTCGATGGCAAGCCTGTGAAGCTCTATCGTGCGTTCACGTCATTACGGGCGGTCGAGGTGCCGAAAGGCGTTCACACTGTGACGCTCCGGTACGAATCGCAAGCATTTGCGCGCGGTAGTTGGATTACGATTGCTACGCTAGTGCTGAGCCTCGGAGCATTGGGCTTCCTCAAGCTTAGGAAGAGAAGCACATAGCGATGCGCCGCGAAAAGATCGTCCTGCTCGCCATGCCCGGCATCGGAGACGCCTTGCTCTCGACGCCGATGATCGAGCTGCTGCGTCGCGCGAAACCGGAGGCCGAAATCCATGCCTTCGTCATGTTTGCGGCGACACGCGAAATGTTCGAGCAGGATCCCTACATCGACCGCGTTCATCATTACGATTTCTTAAATGGGTCGAAGTCGGGGGCGCTGAAGTTTGTCTCCGATCTGCGCAAAATGCGGTTTGACATTTCGATCAACATCTATCCGCAAAACCGGCGCGAGTACAATCTGATCGCATTCCTGATCGGTGCGAAGCAGCGCATCGGCGTCCGCTATCGCCGGCGCGATCCGCAAAACCTGAGCTGGCTGAATACGAAGACGATTCTCGAAGATGATACGCTGCATTGTGTCGAGGAGAACGTTCGTCTTCTTTCGCTCATCGACATTCCGCACGAGCTTGGCGAATCCTCACTTCCGCCGCTTCGATTAACCCTTAGTGAGAAGCATCTGGCGTTCGCTGATCAGTGGTGCAAGAGTCACCTTCGTGGTGACGAGCAATTGCTGATCGGCTTCCATGCTGGCACCGCACTCTTCAAAAATCACATTCGCCGACGCTGGGCGCCGGAGAAATTCGCGGAGTTGGCAAAGCGGCTGACGTCGGATTTAGGTGCTCGCGTTCTGCTGTTCGGAGGACCCGATGACTCGGATGCGAACCGGGAGATTCTCTCGCTGGCAGGGGAGTGCATCACGATGGTCGAGACGAAGAGTATACTCGATTCCGTGGCAGTTATGCGGCGATTGAATATGTTCGTCTCGAATGATTCAGCGCTGATGCACATCGCCGGTGCGCTTGAACTGCCAACAGTCGCGATCTTCGGCCCGACGAACGAGACATACGTCCATCCCTGGCGGACGCGCTACACTATCGTCCATACGGGCATCGAATGCAGGCCGTGTTTCATCTATTCCCCCAAGCCGCTGACCTGCTACCGTAAGGACCCGTCGGAGCACTTTATCTGTATACGCGCGATAGAAGTGGCGAGAGTCTTCAATGAAGCGAAGATGATGGCGAAGCCGGATCCTATGCCGCCTGCGGCGTAAGCAGCCCCGCAGCCGCCAGCACCGTCTCCGCATTTGCGACAATCCGCTCGTGCATCTCGGCCAGCGTATGCTCGCCATGCACGCGAGCACCAGCAGCATTGAAGTGTCCGTTGCCACCAAACGACTGTGCAAACATCGCCGCTGATACGGGGTCTTTCGAGCGTGTCGAAATCTTCCAACCCTCCTTCAATTCGAGAAGGAATACCGAAAGCACAATGCCACCAACCTGAAATGGCATTTGCACGAACCCATCGACATCCTCTTCGTCCGCGTTAGCAGCATGAAGCTGAGCCTGCATGATACATTGGAACGCCATGTGGCCATCGTAGTGATACTCGAGGGAATTCAACGCATCACGCAGCAACAACAGTCGTCCCGCCGGCGATGTATTATACACTTCGTGGTATGTCCGCACCGGATCGGCGCCAAGATCGATTAGGTCAGCGCACATGCGGAGCAGTTCGGAATCCGTTCTCGGAAAGCGGAAGCTTCCGCTATCGGTCATGATCGCGACATAAAGCGCATTCGCCGCCTTCTTGCTGATTGTACCACCCAATTCTGGCTGCGCCGCGCGAACAAGGCGCACAATCATCTCGCCCGTTGACGATGCATCGGTATCGAGGAAATATTCCTTTGCGAACGGCTTGGGGTTCAGGTGATGATCGATGACCGCAACGTGCTGTGTCCCGCCGGTAAGATATTTTCCCAGCGAGCGCGTGCGTTCGGGATCATTGACATCGAGCACGAGAATTACATCTACACCGTGGACAATGCCCTCGTGCTTTTGGGGATCGTGCTGCTCAATAATGGGCCGCTCCTCATCGAAGAACATGTAATTGTAGGGAGTTGGCGAGTGATTGATGACCCGAACCGATTTGCCGATGGAGAGGAGCCATTCGGCCAGGCCGATTTCGGAGCCGAGGGCGTCGCCATCGGGATTGACGTGCGTGGTGATCCCGAACGACTGGTGCTCGCGAATCAAGCGTATAAAAGAAGCGACATCGAGTATTTGTTCTGCCATAAGAGAGCCGTGAACACCGCCTGCCGCCGGAGGATTCATCCGGCTCGAATTATTCGTGTGTCATTCGTTTTTGATTCGTTACTATGAAACTCTCGGCTATCATTGGTATTACCTTGATTATACTCGCACCGCTGCATTTTGTCCGCGGTCAGTCAGTCACGTATATTGATACAGATTCGACGTTCCGTGTGACTTACGTTCGATTTGAGCTTACCGTGCGTCCTGACACAGAATACCTCATCGGCAAAGTGACGCTCCGTTGCGTTGCTCGTGCAATGCCTGCCGGCCATCCGATGCGTCTGAGCATGCGCTCGGTGCTTTCGATCGATACCTTAACCGCCGGCGGAGTAGCAGCAGCATACAATCACGTGGACGATACACTCTATCTCACTCCATCGGCAGCATACAGTCCCGGTGAGGTCTTTGATGTTGCCATCGCTTATCATGGTTACTCGTATGGTGCGTATATTCACACTTTCCAGGATTGGCAACCGACAGGAATTCCAATCATCTGGACTGCGAGTGAGCCATTCGGATCGAAGCAGTGGTGGCCCTGCAAAGATAATCCCGCGGAAAAGGTGGATTCGGCCGATCTATTAATTACATGCGATCTGCGCTATTCCATTGCTTCCAATGGCACGCTTCGGGCCGTAATCGATCATGATACCTCACATACATTTTGGTGGCACGAATCATATCCAATCGACCACTACTTGCTTGCATTTGCGTGCACCGAGTTCGACACGCTA contains:
- a CDS encoding DHH family phosphoesterase, which codes for MAEQILDVASFIRLIREHQSFGITTHVNPDGDALGSEIGLAEWLLSIGKSVRVINHSPTPYNYMFFDEERPIIEQHDPQKHEGIVHGVDVILVLDVNDPERTRSLGKYLTGGTQHVAVIDHHLNPKPFAKEYFLDTDASSTGEMIVRLVRAAQPELGGTISKKAANALYVAIMTDSGSFRFPRTDSELLRMCADLIDLGADPVRTYHEVYNTSPAGRLLLLRDALNSLEYHYDGHMAFQCIMQAQLHAANADEEDVDGFVQMPFQVGGIVLSVFLLELKEGWKISTRSKDPVSAAMFAQSFGGNGHFNAAGARVHGEHTLAEMHERIVANAETVLAAAGLLTPQAA
- a CDS encoding glycosyltransferase family 9 protein, coding for MRREKIVLLAMPGIGDALLSTPMIELLRRAKPEAEIHAFVMFAATREMFEQDPYIDRVHHYDFLNGSKSGALKFVSDLRKMRFDISINIYPQNRREYNLIAFLIGAKQRIGVRYRRRDPQNLSWLNTKTILEDDTLHCVEENVRLLSLIDIPHELGESSLPPLRLTLSEKHLAFADQWCKSHLRGDEQLLIGFHAGTALFKNHIRRRWAPEKFAELAKRLTSDLGARVLLFGGPDDSDANREILSLAGECITMVETKSILDSVAVMRRLNMFVSNDSALMHIAGALELPTVAIFGPTNETYVHPWRTRYTIVHTGIECRPCFIYSPKPLTCYRKDPSEHFICIRAIEVARVFNEAKMMAKPDPMPPAA
- a CDS encoding DUF2723 domain-containing protein — translated: MRPEFKRIHYYLAGFTFVVGFLTYLLTMQPTIPFWDCGEFAAAASALQVPHPPGAPLWTVVGRIAMLLPTFADPAARYNLFSVLSSALSILLLYLTLVRLLRMWRGNPKSAQDAIVTFGGALIGALAYCWTDSFWFNALECEVYAFGSLFISLVPWLILVWHEHADEPHNERYLLLIAFVIGLSLGVHQLALLTMFPVFMIVYYKKRKIVTLMSWLGMVGLSVAMFVLVFYVILSKLVDWAGSGNWVLSVAILVAIVGVIIYGQRKRNARVALAGWSLAMVFLGYTTYMFVMVRAAQNPPMNENAPSTFSKLSGYINRDQYGQMSIADEFTHRRLPQQRDDHGNTWNNYTSDGDFFWRYQTNWMFHRYLGWNFIGRDGDFMGAGVDFSKTWAIPFFLGLFGIYWHFKRDPKRGLTLLGAFIIMGYLVDWYQNQQDPQPRERDYFYVGAFYIFAMWVGIGAVGIMEIVKEKWADWDKRKMTFALGISAALLLILGPINQCIGLAGLASGQSFAKSSKWAEYSRKNNWVPWEYAYNILQSCDANAILFTWGDNDTFPLWCLQDSYGIRRDVRIVQLQLATMMWNAEQVAQKNDWGSEGVRLQIYTPARMQLPSDNEAYEAIQQARDWKAPFIIPVNDAQARWISGDSTAHATTMTWAPKIVNFSDFLVADIVNSNLGTRPICYSVTVPENARAGLNKFLIYEGLVARVTPFQQPEDMTGLAGSVQPVRYSEMMFQRPQQPHAEPFRGLILHSYADPTSHLSGMDEDYAMTYRYDFMRLADWDVSHADFLGARRTLDSMEALIPVHRIGMDFSFASFIADLADKAGDWPLTQKYAAYGAAKLREQMQNPDWTESNSQSHPDVQLANLEMRAGEFARARKDFEAIRGQSKPDQQGFADLKLLEVDARRLESEKKYDSAYHKYNEILQAYAPSATRGADLQDLKNRAWFDSVNMAKPR
- a CDS encoding DUF2723 domain-containing protein, translating into MQIKRIHYVLAALSFLVPLITYVTTMQPSIPFWDCGEFISAASQLGVTHPPGDPTWTLLGRVGGMLPFFSDLAARYNFLSALCGAISVMLLYLIAVRVIKIWRGTPQTLSDAITHMGGAFVAALAFTWSDSLWFNSSEFIVFSPGLLFIMLILWIAMLWHERAEEKGNERYLMLIFYLLGLSIGAHQMSMLAFFPVWVIVFYKHWKKVTWGHWFAMFVAGVLSFLYIYKVVLTGLVGWAGSGLGIISALIVIGLIGGTIYTMKEKKAFANLLLWGGLLVLLGYTTYTLLMIRGVQDPPMNQHRPTTFAALHEYVAREQYGEAREFPRRDDRPEVKGDPLHNPTWDPNKSSSGAAYTSDIDFWWRYQTVHMYLRYLGWSYIGRANDSQDATTDWTKTFGIPIILGMFGLFWHFKRDPKRALAFLAAFLVMGLLTDWYQNQQDAQPRERDYFYVGSFAVYAMWIGIGATGLMELLRARLAKKQNLPMQDAGPKDREVMEKPDEKVPVLRGEGPLGLLAGTFALALVLVPINQCIGLVGMGVFGQSFHQASKWGEYSRQHNNVPLEYAYNILQSCDQDGILFTAGDNDTFPLWCIQDLYGVRRDVRIVNLSLGNMGWYVKKLKDDGPWGSKKVNLPSFTEEQLNNPDETAAGIHYTVGPPSTVTVNVSAPAMQRFTGVAQPGSFSWKYVSQHKQEGSDQYVYQVADQLVRDIVASNFNDRPIYFAVAVPPSYWVGLDEHILFEGLTARVVPTIHKASRQLIDGDINEGPYEETAYRTVPMVYTTPYRGMLLNSYRDPRSNRSSLDDKYGTTTYFELYARMANYFIQRNRMADAHRALDTLSARMPPALVDWDYTLLQFIGQLYQATGDPKSALHYTQLAAAKLSSLPQEEAADVGTQLQNDFRRGDLYYSAQQYDSARAIFSALRPQVEGGNKLFIDFRLEQIDVKLLENKGDKRGALAKMSSMLTKYQGLSQMGVGNELQSLQQERDRLAAELGMTDSVKDSPASPVVPNPDINRAPNDTGGTKPKPSKK
- a CDS encoding glycosyltransferase family 2 protein, yielding MFLSLIIPAYNEAGRIGPSLEKAFRYFESKDYDVELIVVDDGSSDNTIQAVDIAFAKKPPMLERVSTRLIPLGVNTGKGAAVKRGMLAASGAVRIFTDADFSTPIAEVGKIIQPIASGECDIVIGSRAAEGRALVKKHQPWHREMMGRFYNVLVQLLVFRGIKDTQCGFKGFSAAAAEKVFAKQQVMGFSFDVEILYLAHRYGFRIREIAIEWYNDERTTVGAVTDSARMFWELLRIRNLHRNDR
- a CDS encoding YfhO family protein; translation: MSKAAVLRSFSPWYVVGFFVLLTIIFHSDILLGGKFLWEDFVEQEFPFRTLAASSLAQGILPQWNPYVFAGMPFMADIQVAFWYPFNMVQALFVSDGFLSPNVMQWFSLMHFAIAGIGMYWFAKKILAVDDWSAVFAGIAYAFGGYITAQAIHQMIVYHIALFPWVAYFFVRGFDSWRHAIIAGLVLGVMYLAGHPQSTLYFTFLLALLAVYEIVHRLRTKTEQEGPGESNVLPVVRMVLPIVIGLGIFAIQYLPSQELADLSRRDTITYEKSLDGSLSWGHLYTFVLPRLFGVTTGDPSNAKVPYWNGAYYNSWETSIYIGILPLFFAIMAGLIARKRKYVPFLAGIGLLAVLFALGDHFFLYKLFFQLPLFSKFRTPARMMMLFSFAASALGGIGLSEALKSERPKWGANGGWIIRGLLTLPWLLAIAGMLHATSFFKGAPAESQASIPWAAGLATFPVLAMLAVTGLHYLGKLRGNMLATLTIGVTIIELFTYGMSLNASPTDPREAYREQPQLIDMLKQDQAKELSRARTRIGGQMLVRRNQGAYDRIQLVEGYDPLVLQRVFPEMANPEASADLMNIKWSIMPGKQPGFGPRPGYMPRVKLYYQSVVLPDSQALTRLKQDSNFDYRNTILLEEQPTSAIGPADAAGVATVSKYGDNEITVSVTTGANAMLFLSEIYYPAWNAYLDGKPVKLYRAFTSLRAVEVPKGVHTVTLRYESQAFARGSWITIATLVLSLGALGFLKLRKRST